Proteins encoded within one genomic window of Gallus gallus isolate bGalGal1 chromosome 1, bGalGal1.mat.broiler.GRCg7b, whole genome shotgun sequence:
- the APPL2 gene encoding DCC-interacting protein 13-beta — translation MPAVDKLLLEEALQDSPQTRSLLSVFEEDAGTLTEYTNQLLQAMQRVYGAQNEMCLATQQLSKQLLAYEKQHFALGKGDEEVISTLHYFSKVVDELNVLHSELAKQLADTMILPIIQFREKDLTEVSTLKDLFGLASTEHDVSMAKYSRLPKRKENEKHKAEVAKEVANARRKQHLSSLQYYCALNALQYRKRVAMMEPMLGYTRGQINFFKKGAEMFSKRLDSFLTSVSDMVQSIQGELDAEAEKMRISQQDLISVNESVYTPDSDVTSPVINRNLIQKAGYLNLRNKTGLVTTTWERLYFFTQGGNLMCQPRGAVAGGLIQDLDNCSVMAVDCEDRRYCFQITTPTGKTGITLQAESRKEYEEWICAINNISRQIYLTDNPEAAAIKLNQTALQAVTPITSFAKKHEAHHPSQNVKPTDNGKTTPSESAGIQDSTQLIALGTPIQFDIVLPATEFLDQNRGGRRANPFGESEDGSKDEEEDSLLQQMFIVRFLGSMAVQSDNTSEVIYEAMRQVLAARAIHNIFRMTESHLMVTSKNLRLIDPQTQVTRASFELATVTQFAAHQDNKRLIGFVVHLRETPGEESMSAYVFESNTEGEKICYAISLGKEIAEAQKDPEALAQLMKSVPFTNDGKFVLLNDQSEEDGATREEGEESEA, via the exons AATGAAATGTGTCttgccacacagcagctttcgAAGCAGCTCCTTGCCTACGAAAAGCAG cattttgccttaggaaaaggagatgaagaagTGATATCCACCCTTCATTACTTTTCCAAAGTTGTGGATGAG CTCAACGTTCTCCATTCCGAATTGGCAAAACAGCTTGCAGATACAATGATTCTCCCAATAATACAATTTCGGGAGAAGGATCTCACAG aagtCAGCACATTGAAGGATCTTTTTGGCCTTGCCAGCACTG AACATGACGTGTCCATGGCAAAGTATAGCAGGTTACcgaaaaggaaagaaaatgaaaag CATAAGGCAGAAGTGGCAAAAGAAGTGGCAAATGCAAGGAGAAAGCAGCATCTTTCATCTCTACAATATTACTGTGCCCTGAATGCTCTGCAGTACAGGAAGAGAGTGGCAATGATGGAACCTATGCTGGGATATACACGAGGACAG aTCAACTTCTTTAAGAAAGGAGCGGAGATGTTTTCCAAAAGATTGGACAGCTTTCTGACATCTGTTTCAGATATGGTTCAGAG catacAGGGAGAGTTGGATGCTGAAGCTGAAAAAATGAGGATATCCCAGCAGGACTTAATTTCAGTTAATGAGTCTGTTTATACCCCAGACTCTGATGTAACTTCACCTGTTATCAATAGGAATCTCATCCAGAAGGCTGGCTACCTTAATCTTAGAAA TAAAACAGGTCTGGTGACTACAACTTGGGAAAGACTATACTTCTTCACCCAAGGTGGCAACTTGATGTGTCAACCGAGGGGAGCGGTAGCTGGAGGATTGATTCAGGACCTGGACAACTGCTCTGTTATGGCTGTGGACTGCGAAGACAGAAGATATTGCTTTCAGATCACTACTCCTACAGGCAAAAC GGGTATAACTCTTCaagcagaaagcaggaaggaatACGAGGAG TGGATATGTGCCATCAACAACATTTCCAGACAGATCTATCTCACCGACAATCCAGAG gCAGCTGCAATCAAGTTAAATCAGACGGCCCTACAAGCAGTGACTCCCATTACTAGCTTTGCAAAAAAACATGAAGCTCACCATCCCAG CCAGAATGTAAAGCCTACAGATAATGGTAAAACAACTCCCAGTGAATCAGCTGGCATTCAGGACTCCACGCAACTTATTGCTCTTGGTACGCCGATTCAGTTTGATATTGTACTGCCTGCCACAGAATTCCTGGACCAGAACAGAGGTGGCAG GCGTGCAAACCCATTTGGGGAGTCTGAAGATGGTAGCaaagatgaggaggaag ATTCACTCTTGCAGCAGATGTTCATCGTTCGGTTTTTAGGATCCATGGCTGTTCAGTCAGACAACACAAGCGAGGTGATTTACGAAGCCATGAGACAAGTGTTAGCTGCTCGCGCGATCCACAACATATTCCGTATGACTGAATCTCATCTCATGGTCACCAGCAAGAACCTGAG ATTAATAGATCCTCAAACGCAAGTTACACGAGCCAGT TTTGAACTTGCCACTGTGACTCAGTTTGCTGCTCATCAGGATAACAAGAGACTGATTGGTTTTGTGGTCCACCTCCGTGAGACCCCAGGAGAAGAGTCCATGAGTGCCTATGTTTTTGAGAGcaacacagaaggagaaaag ATCTGCTATGCCATTAGCTTGGGGAAAGAAATTGCAGAGGCCCAGAAG gaCCCAGAAGCATTAGCTCAGCTAATGAAGTCTGTGCCCTTCACAAACGATGGGAAGTTTGTGCTGCTGAACGATCAGTCGGAAGAGGATGGAGCCACACGTGAAGAAGGAGAGGAGTCAGAAGCATGA